The stretch of DNA TCTGGTGGAGTGAGGTGCCCGCCATCGTCAAGGGCTTCGTGGACAAGATCATGAAGCAGCGCTGGGCGTACCACGCGACGACCTCGGGGGTGAAGGGGCACCTCGGCCACATCAAGCAGGTCCTGGTGCTCACCACCTCGACCTCCCCCACCTGGTACCTGCGCCGGTTCTGCGGCAACTACGTCGGCTCGGTGTTCCTGGGCGCCGCCATCAAGCAGCTGGGCATGCACGGACGGTCGTGGGTCAATTTCGGCAAGGTCGGTAAGGCCAGCCGAGGCCAGCACAAGAAGCACCTCAAGAACGTCGCCCGCCTCGCGGTGAAGTGACGTATGAGCCCCGCCGCGAGTATCACCGCAGAGCGCCAGGCCGACCTGAACTCGGGACGAGACGAGTCCCGAACACTGGCAGAGATCCTGGCCATCACCCACTCCACCCTTTTGACGCAGGTGGTGCCGGATGCATCAGAGGATCTGGTTGAAGCGGCCAAGCATGCCGACTCGCTCGGCATCCTGGCTCGCATGCAGACCATGGGAGAAGCGCTGTGT from Actinomyces sp. Marseille-P3109 encodes:
- a CDS encoding NAD(P)H-dependent oxidoreductase, translated to MTAKNTLKTTGDRTLIVYAHPYDGSFNHAVLEAATSALDKAGKPYDVVDLYADGFDPRYTAEELALFAEGGTLDPLVSHYQKLIEGASRIIFICPIWWSEVPAIVKGFVDKIMKQRWAYHATTSGVKGHLGHIKQVLVLTTSTSPTWYLRRFCGNYVGSVFLGAAIKQLGMHGRSWVNFGKVGKASRGQHKKHLKNVARLAVK